The genomic region TGGGAGCACCCGACGATCGCCGGAATCAGCGCGGCCCTGCTCGATGGGGCCGCGCCACGGGCCGCTGACGCCGTCCCGCCCGCGGCGTCAGCGGCCCCGCAAGCCACCGAGCCGATCGCGGTGGTCGGCCTCGGCTGCCGCCTGCCCGGCGGGGTCGACGGCCCGGAAGCCTTCTGGGACCTGCTCTCCAGCGGTCGCGAGGTCATCTCCGAGGTGCCCGAGCAGCGCTGGGCCGGGCACGCCGGTTCGCCGGAGGCGGCCGAGGTGCTGGCCCGCACCACCCGCTGGGGCGGCTACCTGACCGACATCACCGGCTTCGACGCCGACTTCTTCGGCATCAGCCCGCGCGAGGCGGCGGGAATGGATCCGCAGCAACGACTTCTGCTGGAGGTCAGCTGGGAAGCCTTGGAGCACGCCGGGATCGCGCCCGCCGGGCTGCGCGGCAGCCGGACCGGGGTGTTCGTCGGCATCAGCGGCAACGAGTACGGGCAGCTGGCGATCAGCGAGGCCGAGCGGATCGACGCCTGGAGCGGCACCGGCGCGGCGCTGAGCATCGCGGCCAACCGGCTCTCCTACGTGCTGGACCTGCGCGGGCCCAGCGTCGCGGTGGACAGCGCCTGCTCCTCCTCGCTGGTCGCGGTGCACCTGGCCGTGCAGAGCCTGCGCGCGGGCGAGAGCGAGGTGGCGCTGGCCGGTGGGGTGAACCTGTTGCTGGGCCCCGGTGTCACGGTCAACTTCGACCAGATGGGCGTCACCTCGCCGGATGGCCGGTGCCGGGCTTTCGACGCCGCGGCCAACGGCATGGTCCGGGCCGAGGGCGCTGGCGTGGTGGTGCTCAAGCGCCTGGCCGACGCCCGGCGGGACGGGGACCGGGTGCTCGCGGTGCTGCGCGGCTCGGCGGTCAACTCCGACGGCCGGTCCAACGGCATCACCGCGCCCAACCCGGAGGCCCAGGAAGCCCTGCTGCGCACGGCTTATGCCAACGCGGGCATCGCACCGTCCGAAGTGGACTACGTGGAGGCGCACGGCACCGGCACGCTGCTCGGCGACCCGATCGAGGCTGGTTCGCTGGGCGCGGTGCTCGGCGCGGACCGCGATCCCGGCGCGCCGCTGCTGATCGGGTCGGTGAAGACCAACGTGGGCCACCTGGAGGCCGCGGCAGGCATCACCGGGCTGATCAAGGTGGTGCTGTCGCTGGCCAACGACGCCATCCCGGCCAGCCTGCACTTCACCGAGCCCAACCCGCACATCCCGTTCGACCGGCTCGGCCTGGCGGTGGCCGCCGAGTCCCAGCCGTGGCCGCGTCAGGACCGCCCGGCCCGCGCCGGAGTCTCCGGTTTCGGGTTCGGCGGCACCAACGCGCACGTGATCGTCGAGGAGGTAGCCGCGACTGCCTCCGTTTCGACGGTGGAGGGGCCGGACGGCTACCTGTTGTCCGGCCCCTCTCCAGAACGCATCCGGGACAGCGCGGGACGGCTGGCCGAGTGGCTGGCCACCGCGCCGGCCGAGCTCGGCGTGGTCCGCGATGCGCTGCACCGGCGGTTCGCCGGGCCGAGCCGGGCGCTGGTCACCGCCGAGAACAAGGCGGAACTGCTGGAGGGCTTGCGCACGCTGGCGGCAGGCCGGGTCGCGCCGAACATCGCGGTGAGCCGGGGTGACCGGCTCGGCGCCGGGGTGGTGTGGGTGTTCTCCGGGCACGGCTCGCAGTGGGCGGGCATGGGCGCGGAGCTGCTGGCCACCGAACCGGTGTTCGCCGACGCACTGTCCGAAGTGGACGAACTGGTGCGCGCGGCGGCCGGGTTCTCGCCACTGGAGCTGTTGTCTGCCAAGGCCGAGCTGAACGGTTTCGCCGTGGTGCAGCCGACCCTGTTCGCGGTGCAGGTGGCCCTGGCCGAGCTGTGGCGTGCTGCCGGGGTGCGGCCGGACGCGGTGATCGGGCACTCGGTGGGCGAGGTGGCCGCGGCCGTGGTGAGCGGCGCGCTGTCGCTGGCCGACGGGGTGCGGGTGGTCACCGCGCGGTCCCGGCTGGCCGCGGAACTGGCTCAGCCGGGGGTGATGGCCGCGCTGGAGCTGCGCGCGGACGAGCTGCCCGAGCTGGCCACTGGACTGTCCGATGTGGACATCGCGGTGCGGAACGCGCCCGGCCAGACCGTGGTCGCCGGACCGGCGGCGGCGGTGACCGAGCTGGTGGCGCGGGTGGAGGCCAGCGGGCGGATGGCCCGGCTGGTCAAGGTGGACGTGGCCAGCCACTCCGCCATGGTCGAGCCGGTGCTGCCCGCGCTGGCCGCCGAGCTGCGCGGCCTGCGCGGCCGCAAGCCGGAGATCCCCTTCTACAGCACGGTGTCCGAGCAGCCGAAGTTCGACTCCGGTTACTGGGTGGCCAACCTGCGGCAGCCGGTGCGCTTCGCCGAGGCGGTCTCCCGTGCGCTGGCCGACGGGTACGGCGTGTTCCTGGAGATCGCCCCGCATCCGGTGCTGGCCCAGGCGATCACCGAGACCGCGCGGGCCGAGGAGGCCGATCCGGTGGTGCTGGCCAGCCTGCGCCGCCAGGAGCCGGAACGCAGGCAGCTGCGGCACGAGCTGGGCCGGTTGCGCCTGGCCGGGCATCCGCTGCCCAAGGCCGGGGGCGGGTTCGCCGAACTGCCCACCACGCCCTGGCGGCACCAGCCGTACTGGGTCGCGCCGAGCCGCCGCCGCGGCGGTGCCACGGCGGGACATCCGTTGCTGGGTACGCACCTGGAGCTGCCGGAGGACGGTCGGCACCTGTGGTCGGCCGAGGTCGGGCTGGAGGCGCTGCCCTGGCTGACCGACCACCGGGTGGACGACGTGCCGGTGCTGCCGGGCGTGGCCTACGCCGAGATCGCGCTGTCCGCGGCGAGCGCGGCCTTCGGGCTGCCGGTCGGGCAGGTGCAGGCCAGCGACGTGGCGCTGCACCGGCCGCTGGCGCTGGGCGCGCGCACCGGACTGACCACGGTGCTGATCCCCGGCGGCGGGCTGCGCGGCCTGGTCAACATCTACAGCCGGGCCGAGGACGACAGCTGGACGCTGCACGCCACCGCCAAGGTGGCCGCGGCCGAACCGGCGGAGGCCAGGCTGGAGCCCTTCGACGGCTCGGACCTGTTGTCCGGCCCGGGAATCGAGCGGGCCGAGCTGTACCGGCGGCTGCGCGCCCTCGGCCAGCAGCACGGCCCGGCCTTCGCCGGGGTGACCGAGGTGCACGCCACCGGCGACGGCACCGCCGCGGCCAGCGTGGTGCTGCCCGAGCAGGCCCCGCCGAACTCGCGGTTCGCCGCGCACCCCGCGGTGCTGGACTCCTGCCTGCAGGTGCTCGGCGCGGCGCTGCCACCGGTGGCGGACAACGAGCTGCACCTGCCGATGGAGTTCGGCGCGGTGCGGGTCTACGGCGAGGTCAGCCAGGGCGGCCTGTGCCAGGTCCGGGTCTCCGGCGAGGGGGGCGGCGTGCTGGCCGACGTCCAGCTCAGCGATCCGGACGGCAGGCTGGTGCTGGAGATCAACGGCGTGTTCGTGCGCAAGGTGCGCCGGGCCGAGCTGACCGTGCCGCTGGGCGAGCTGCTGCTGGAAACGGTGTGGCAGCGCGCCGATCTGCCGCCCGCCCCGGTGGGCGGGACCAGCGGCACCTGGCTGGTGATCGGCGAGGACGACCGGCTGGTCTGCGACCTGGCCGACGGCCTCGCCGCCTCCGGCAGGCACCCGATCCTGCTGTCCACTGTGGACATCACCGCCGAGCTGCTGGCCGAGGTGCTGGACCAGGCGGCACCGGCCGGAATCGTGCTGGTGCAACCGGATCCGGACGGCCCGGAAGGCCTGGACGCGGCGCTGCGCCTGACCGTGGCCGCCTCAGCCGTGGTCGGCGCGGTCGCCGAACGCGGCCTGACCCCGAGGTTGTGGCTGGTCGGCGGGGGCGGGGCCGATGTGGTGGGCGCGGAGCTGGTGCGCCCGGCCGCGGCCGCGCTGCGCGGACTGGCCAGGGTGCTGGCCTTCGAGCAGCCCGCGCTGCGGGCCAGCTGGGTGGACGTGGACGCCACCGCGGCGGTGGCCGAGTTGCTGGCCGAGTTGCTCGGCGGCGGCACCGAGGACGAGGTGGCCTGGCGCGGCGGGGTCCGGTACGCGGCCCGGCTGCGGCGGGCGAGCCTGCCCGAACCGGCCGAGGCGCCGGTGGTGCGCTCCGGCGGCGCGTACGTGGTCACCGGCGGACTCGGCGGGCTCGGCCTGGTGCTGGCCAGCTGGCTGGTGGAGCGGGGCGCGGGCAAGGTGGTGCTCAACGGCCGGTCCAACCCCGGCACCACCGCGCGGCAGATGATCACTGAGCTGCGCGCGGCCGGTGCGGTGATCGAGGTGGTCACCGGGGACATCGCCGAACCCGGGGTGGCCGAACGGCTGGTCGAGGTCGCCCAGAACGGCTCCAGCCTGCGCGGCGTGGTGCACGCGGCCGCGGTGCTGGACGACCGGGTGCTGGGCCGCCTGGACGCGGAGAACGTGCGCCGGGTGTGGCGGCCCAAGGCCTACGGCGCCTGGCGGTTGCACGAGGCCACCAGCGGGCTGCCGCTGGACTGGTGGCTCGGCTTCTCCTCCGCGGCCGCGCTGCTCGGCTCGCCCGGCCAGGCCGCCTACGCCGCGGCGAACGCCTACCTGGACGCGGTCACCGCCCGCCGCCGCGGCGAGGGCCAGCAGGCGGCCACCATCAACTGGGGCACCTGGGCCGAGGTCGGCCTGGCCGCGCAGCGCGAGGTCGGCGCGGTCGCCGCGATCACCCCGGACCAGGGCGTGGCCGCGCTGGAGGCGGTGCTGGCCTCCGGCCGCCCGGCCACCGGCGTGCTGCGCCTGGACGTGCGGGCACTGGCCGAGCTGTTCCCGGAGGCGGCCAGGACGCCGTTCTTCGCCGAGCTGGTCCCGGCCGCGCCGGTGGCCGAGGTCGAATGGCCCGGGGTGGACGCACTGTCCACAGTGGACTCAGCGGAGGCCCGCCGGATCGCGGCCGGGCAGCTGCGGGCCAGGGTGGCCGGGCTGATGGGCTTCGCCGCCGAGTCGCTGCCCGCGGAGTCGCCGCTGACCGGGCTCGGCCTGGACTCGCTGCTGGCGGTCCGGGTGAAGAACGCGGTGCAGCACGACTTCGGCCTCACCCTGCCCACCGCGCTGCTGCTGCGCGGTGCGAGCCTGGCCGAGCTGGAGACCTGGCTGTTCAGCGAACTTTCGCTGGGGGCACGGGAGTCCGGCCCCGCGCAGCCGGTCAGGGTGCCGCCGAGGGACGCGGCCGAACGGTTGGTCAGCGCGGTGTGGCAGGAGGTGCTGCGGCGGCCGGTCGGGGTGACCGAGACCTTCGAGTCCGCCGGTGGCACCCCGGTGCAGGCCGAGCGGATCGCCGGGCTGCTGGCCGAGCGCAGCGGCCGGGTGCTGCGGGTGGACGAGCTGTTCGCGGTGCCCACGGTGGAGGGCATGGCCCGCTGGGTGCGGGAGCGCGAGGTCGGCAGCGGCCAGTCGCCGCTGCGGGTGCTGCGCAGGGACGGCGGCCAGCCGCCGCTGTTCTTCTTCCACCCGGCCGGTGGCGACACCGCGGTCTACCGGCAGCTGGTCGACCTGCTCGACCCCGACCAGCCCGCCTACGGCCTGGACCGGGTGGACCACGTGCGCGAACTGCCGGAGAAGGCGGGCTGCTACCTGGACCACGTGCGCGCGGTGCAGCCCAGCGGCCCCTACCGGCTGGCTGGTTGGTCCCTCGGCGGGTTCCTGGCCTACGAGGTGGCCCAGCAGCTCACCGCGGCCGGCGCGGAGGTCGAGCTGGTGGCGATGATCGACTCGCTGAACCCGCTGCCGCTGCCGGCCGGCCTGGACGAGGTGCGGCTGGCCGAGCTGCGGTTCCGCCGCTTCGCCGATTTCCTGGAAGCCAGCTACGGCAGGCGGATCGAGCTGCCCTACGACGTGCTGGCCCGGCTGGACGACGAGGAGCAGATCGACCTGCTGATCGAGCAGATGACCGCGCACCAGCTGGTCAACGTGGAGGTGAGCACCGCGATCCTGCACCACCAGCGCACCTCGTTCCTGGACACCAGGGTCCTGGAGCGCTACCAGCCTTCGCGCTACGACGGCCGGGTGGTGCTCTACAGCGCCGCGGACAAGACCCCCGGTGGCCTGAAGGACCCGCGCTTCGACCGGGACGACGCCCCGCTGGGCTGGGACGAGTTCGCCCCGGCGCTGGAGGTGGTCCGGGTGCCCGGCCACCACCTCTCGGTGCTGGACCCGCCCAACGTCGAGGTGATCGGCGCGCACCTGAGGCAGCTGCTCCGCTCACTCAGCTCAGCCCCGAACCGCCAATAACGGCCAACACCCCGTCCCACAACGGCCAACACGCCGCAGGCTTCTCAAGCCCCGCGGCGTGTTGGCCGTTCTCGTACCGGGTGTTGGCCGTTGTGGTCAGACTTCCGGGTCGGACTCCACGACCCGCCAGCTGACCGAGCTGATGCCCGGTTCCAGGCTCAGGCGGCTGACCGCGGACTCCAGTTCGGTGCCCTGCTTGCCCTTGCCGGACAGCCGCGCGGTGACCTCCACCTTGCCGGAGGCGCCCAGGTCCTCGCTTTCCAGGCCCTGCAACACAAATCCGGCCGTGGTCACCGACTGCACGACCAGCGCGCGGATGTGCGCCTCCTCGGCGTCCCGGCAGACCGCCTTGAAGTCGTACAGGTAGCGCCGGTCGGTCTCGGACTGGGTGCGGTCGACCTTGCGGGCCAGCGAGCGCAGCACCACGTTGGCCAGCACGATCGCCGCCGCCCCCGCCGCGGCGTGCGGGAACAGCCCGGCGCCGGCCAGGCAGCCGACGCCCGCCGCGCCCCAGATGGTGGCCGCGGTGTTGATCCCGCGCAGGCTCACCCCATCCCGGATGATCACACCCGCGCCCAGGAAACCGATGCCGGAGACCACCTGGGCGGCGATCCTGGTCGGGCTGCCCTCGCCCGGGGTGAGCACGCTGAGCAGCACGAACAGCGCCGCCCCTGTGGCCACCAGCGCGTTGGTGCGCAGCCCGGCCATCCGGGCCCGCCACTGCCGCTCCAGCCCGATCACCGAGCCGAGCACCAGCGCCGAGCCCAGCCGGGCGGCGACCTCCCACCACAGCAACGTCATGACCGCTCTCCGTCCGCCAGCACCAGCTCCTGCGCCACCGCGTCGAAGTCGAACAGCTCGCCGTAGCGGCCCCAGTCCACCGCCACGGCGAGTTGCCGCATCGCCTCCTGTTGGGTGAACCCGCGGCGCAGCAGGTCGAGGAAGAAGGTCTGCCGCAGCCGTCCGGTGCGGCTGGTGCGCAGCGCGTGCGTGATCATCCCGATCAGCGGCGCGTGCGCCTCGGCCAGCTTGGCGAACTGCCGCTTGCTGGCCGGGATGTCCGCCTCGGCCCACACCTGCCCGTCCAGGGTCAGGTGCGCGCCCGCCCCGGCCACCTCGACCAGGCCGAGCATCCCGGCCGCGTCCACCAGCGGCATCAGGTCGTCGACCTCGAAGGACAGCTGCGCGGCCAGCTCGGGCAGCTCGGCCCGGCCGCCACTGCCCGCGACCAGCTCGACCAGGCCAGCCAGGCCGCCGACGGTGGCTTCGGGCAGCGGGCGCATCAGCGGGGTGCGCGGGTCCGGGACGGTGCGCCCCGCGGCGGAGCCGGTCAGGGCGGTGTAGATCTGGTCCACCACGGCCAGGAACCCCGCCCCGCGCCGATCCCTCGGCCTGGTCAGCGGCACCGTGATCTCCGCGGTGATCCGGCCGGGGTTCGCGCCCAGCACCAGCACCCGGTCGGCCAGCAGCACGGCCTCCTCGATGTTGTGCGTGACCACGCAGATCGCCCTGGTCGGGAACTTCGCGCTGCCCCACAGCGCCATCAGCTCGCCGCGCAGGTTCTCCGCGGTGAGCACGTCCAGCGCGGAGAACGGCTCGTCCATCAGCAGCGCGTCCGGTTCCAGCACCAGCGCGCGGGCGAAGCCGACCCGCTGCCGCATGCCGCCGGAGAGCTCCTTCGGGTAGGCCCCGGCGAAGCCGTCCAGACCGATCAGGTCGATCATCTCCTCGGCCCGCCGCCGCCGTTCCGCGGGCGCGACCCCGCGCGCCTGCAAGCCGAGCTCCACGTTCTCCCGCACGGTCAGCCAGGGCAGCAGCGCGAAGCTCTGGAACACCATGGCGGTGCCGGGGTTCGCCCCGCGCAGCGCCTGGCCGCGGTAGCTGACCCGGCCGCTGCTGGGCTCGACCAGCCCGGCGATGGTGCGCAGCAGCGTCGACTTGCCGGAGCCGGACTTGCCGAGCAGCGCGACCACCTCGCCCGCGCGCAGTTCCAGGTTGATGTCGGCCAGCACGGGCAGGCCGCTGAAGTTCTTGGAGACGTGCTCCAGTGCCACGATGGTCATGTCAGCACTCCGTTCTCAGAGGTGGTAGCGGCGCTGGGCGTGCGCCTGGAGCGGCCGCCAGCAGAGCCGGTTGAGGGCGACGACGTAGGCGCTCATGACCACCACGCCGATCAGGATGTGCGGCTGGTCGCCGCTCTCGGTGGCGGTCTTGATGTAGGCGCCCAGGCCGGTGGCGGTGAGCGTGTCGCCGCCGTAGGAGACGAACTCCGAGACGATCGAGGCGTTCCACGCGCCGCCGGCCGCGGTCAGCGCACCGGTCACCCAGGCCGGGAACACCGCGGGCAGGATCAGCCGCCGCCAGCGCAGCCAGCCGCGCAGCCGCAGGTCCGCGGCGGCCTCGCGCAGGTCGGCCGGGATCGCGCTGGCCCCGGCGATCACGTTGAACAGCACGTACCACTGCGCGCCCAGGCTCATCAGCAGGATGCCGCCCCAGTCCAGGGTGACGCCGGTGCCGATGAGCAGCGCGGTGACGAACGGGAACAGGAAGTTGGTCGGGAAGCTGGCCAGCACCTGCACCACCGGCTGGGCCAGCCGGGACACCCTCGGGTGCAGTCCGATCCACACCCCGACCGGCACCCACACCAGCGAGGACACCGCCACGATCAGCAGCACCCGGCCGAAGGTGACCAGGCCCAGCCAGGCGGCCTCGCCGACATCGGCCCAGCTCGCGGTGCCCGCGAGGTAGCCGACCGCGGACACCGTGCCCCAGCCCAGCAGCGCCAGCACCGCGACCAGCAGCGCCGCGTCGCCCAGCCCGCGACGGCCTGGCGAGGCCTGCCAGTGGTCCCTCGGCCTGCCGAAGACCCTGGCCGCCCGGTCCAGCCCCTCGCCGAGCGGGCGCAGCAGCGTGGCCAGGCGGCGGGGCAGGCTGGAGCGGCGCAGCAGGTCCAGCACCAGGCTGCGCGGCGCGGTGGCCGCCTCCGCCTCCTCGATCCGGAACCGCTCGGCCCAGGCCGTCAGCGGCCGCCAGAACAGCAGGTTCACCGCCAGCACCAGCAGCACCATGGCGCCGATGGCCAGCAGCAGCCGGTCGTCCTGGGCGCGTTCGGTGGCCGCGGCCACGTAGCTGCCGATGCCGGGCAGCGCGTAGCTCTGGTTGAGCACGCTGATCGCCTCGGCGGCCACCACGAAGAACCAGCCGCCGCCGAAGCTCATCATCCCGTTCCACAGCAGCGGGATCACCGTGCTCGGCGCGTCCAGCTTCCAGAACCGCTGCCACCGGGTCAGCCGCAGCATGGTCGCCGCTTCACCCAGTTCCCTCGGCTGCGCGCGCAATGCCTGGTACCAGGCGAAGGTCATGTTCCACGCCTGCGAGGTGAAGATGGCGAATACCGACGCGCATTCCACCCCGAGCGTGGAACCCGGGAAAAGCGCGATGAATCCGGTGACCGTGACGGAGAGGAAACCCAGGATCGGCACCGACTGGAGAATGTCCAGTGCGGGCAGGATGATCTTTTCCGCGCGCCGGGACCGGGCCGCCAGCGTGCCCACCGCCATGGTGAAGACCAGGGAGAGCGCGAACGCGGCGAACATGCGCAGCAGCGTGCGGCCCGCGTAGTAGGGCAGCACCGAGGGATCGGTGCTGATCTGGTCCAGGGAATGGTCCGCGGGCAGCGGCGCGATGGCACCCGCGCCGAGGCGGATGGCCAGGTAGAGCAGCAGGCCGACGCCCAGCGCGACGGCGGCGTCGGTCAGCACGGCGCGACGGCGTGCGGGCACGCCAAGGACAGCGAACATGACGGGATCCGAACTGTGCGAATGCCGGAAAAAGGGCAGCAGAAGTCACCGGCTACGCCAGCTCAGGGCGCACCGGGAAATGAGGAAAGAAAGGAGTCAGAGACGACTACTAGGAGGATCACCGAGAGTCATGGGCGATCACCTCCTAGTGCGCGAAATCAAGCAAACCTTCAGCAGGCTAGCAGCGATTCCGGATCAGCTCCAGCGTTGTTCGTCCCATGTGAACGGGATCCCATGTCCGGAGCCACTGCCCAGGTGCAGCGAAATTCCGGCAGGCCACAACCGGAGCAGCAGGTCGAAGCGGAACAAACCGCCCACCCGTTCCCTGGGCTCGTAGACCAGCAGCGCCAGCGGGCTCTCCTCGGTGGCGCGGGCGGCCGCGTCGGCCAGCACGGTGCGGCCCTGCGCGCGCTGCGCGGGCGAGACGTACTGCCAGACCACCGAGTGCCAGACCACGGTGAGCACGCCCGGCCGCGGCTGGGCCAGCTGCCGCCGCAGCCACTCCGGCCCGGCGGCGCGCTCCACCTTCACCGGGTCGTCCACGGCCAGCCGCATGGCCCGCTGCAACCGGCGCCAGCGGTCCAGCTGGTCCGGCCAGATGAAGGAGGACAGCTGCCGCTGCCCGTCCAAAGTGGACACGTCCACCGGGTTGAGGTCGCAGCCCGCGCGCTCCACCAGCGCCAGCGGCAGGTCCAGGTCGACCGGCGGCAGGCCGGTCCACTCCGGGTCGAGCTGCAGGCGGCTGCGCTTGTCACCGAGCACCCGGCCGTCGGCCAGCCGGTAGCCGACCCGGTGCGGGCGCAGGTTCAGCCCGCCGCTCGCGCCGATCTCCAGCAGCCGGACCGGATAGGGCTCGGCCCGGTCGACCGCGGCGGCGGCCCGGCTCGCGGCCACCAGCAGCCCGCCGTAGAGCGGGGCGGTGCGGCCGGGCTCATTGGTCTGCACGACCGTGGAGCGCACCAGCGCGCGCAGCTCGTCGGCGTGCTCGGCGAGCACCGGCTCGGCGTCCGACCAGAGCTTGCCCAGGTCGGTGGCGCCGCCGACGCTCGGGTAGTGCTTGGCCAGGCTGGGGGCCTTGCCCTCCAGCACCAGCCGATGCAGTGAGCCTGCGAAACGCAGACCGGGCACGGTTCCGCGGCGGTCCCGCTCGGATCCGGCCATCACCGACGCCGTGACGCCACCGGCGGCCAGGTCCTCGGCCGCGGCGGTCAACAGGGCGTGGTTGAGCGGACTCCGCTGGCGGCAACCACGGGCGGCATCCTGGAACAGCTCCACGAGCACAGAGGCGAGGCTAGTCCTTCAAGAACCCTGATCGGCAGTCCCCCCAAGGGTTTTCACCCGGCTGCGGAAAGCCGCGGGCAGGAAGCTCGGCACCCGCGGCCCCCCGGCGAAGGCATCGCTACCGAATGTCGACCGCCACCGCGTTGTACGGCGTGGTCGGCGTGGGCGGAGTGGTGAAGCGGGCGTTCGGCAGGTACAGCCGGTGACCGAACTGGGCCACCGTGGCGGGCACGTCGAACCGCGGATCGGTGATGGACCGGGTCAGCTTGCCGCTGCCGCCGTCCTCGGCCAGCCGGAACTGGGTCACCACGTTGAGCCGGTTCTGCACCACGAACAGCGTGCGGCCCAGCCGGAGCAGCCCGTCACCGTTGGTCAGCAGCGCGCCACCGAGGTCAACCGTCCTGGCCACGCCGGTGCGCGGGTCGACCCGGAACAGCTTGCCGGTGTTGGACTGCACGACCAGCAGCGCGTCCTCGTCCGGCGTGGTGACCAGGCCGTTGGCGTTGACCCCGGTGGCGCCCTGGACGAAGTCGCCGGTCAGCGGGATGGTGCTGAACTCACCGGCAGCGGGCAGCGAGCCGTTGCGGCCCAACGGCAGCCGGTAGAGCACCGGCTTGAACGAGTCGGTGAAGTAGGCGGCCGAGCGGGTGAGCACAACATCGTTGACGAAGCTGGTGCCCGGCTCGGCGAAGGCGTAACTGGCAAGGACCTTGCCCGTTCGGGTGTCCAGCACCCGCGCGTCCCCGCCGTTGCCGCCGGAGACGAACAGCCGCCCGCGCCCGTCCACCTTCAGCCCGAGCGACGGGGTGCCCGGCCCCTTGCTGAACACGCTGCCCCTGCCGGTGGCCAGGTCGACCTTGAAGATCGAACCGTCCACTCTGGACCCGAAGTAGGCGGAGGTCCCGCCGATGGCGATGCCCTCCGGCTGGAACCCGTTCGGCAGCGGGAACTCAGCGGGGAACGGCGCGGTCCCCGCCACCGCGGCCGGCGCCCCGGCCAGCGCGGCCACCAGCACCGCGGTCCCCGCCAGCAGTCTCCGAGCGCGCATCGCTGTTCCTCTCCCAAGCCGTGGTGAACCTGACCCAGCGACCCTGTCGGACCCAGCTGATGACTTGCTGAAGATGTTGGTGGCAGACGGGTTCAGCGGTTCATGGTGCGTGGCCCGTTGCGCGGAACCACACCCCGCCGGATGGAGTCCTCGTGGGTGAGCCGCACCCACTCCTTCACGTGCGGGCGGCTGAGCAGGAAGAGCACCGCGCCGCAGACCGCGAGCATCAGGAAGGTGCCCAGCGCGGGCAGCAGCCCGACCGAGACGCCGCGCATCAGCGAGCGGACCAGGCCGATCGAGCAGATCACGATCGGCAGGCCGGTGGCCATCTGCGACTGCTGGAGGTTGGGGAAGTCCTTGTGCGCGAGGGAGAGCGCGCCGATCAGGTTGAGCAGGCCGGGACCGGCCACGATGACCGAGATCGGGATCATCACGATCAGGCTGCCCTCGCCGCCGATGCTCATGGCCAGGATGACGGTGCCGAAGGCCAGCATGCCGACGGCCAGCAGGTAGTTGAGCACGATCGCGACGGAGACCTCGCTGGGCCGGTTCGCCTGACCGGGGAGCACCTGCTTGCCGGGGCCGGGGTGCGGCGGGCCGGGCTGGTAACCGGGGTGCTGCT from Crossiella sp. CA-258035 harbors:
- a CDS encoding type I polyketide synthase, with the protein product MTTRRQLQDWLLRRVAETVGRSPEEIDVHQPLDSYGLSSRDAVALSGQLEDHLDRSLPATLVWEHPTIAGISAALLDGAAPRAADAVPPAASAAPQATEPIAVVGLGCRLPGGVDGPEAFWDLLSSGREVISEVPEQRWAGHAGSPEAAEVLARTTRWGGYLTDITGFDADFFGISPREAAGMDPQQRLLLEVSWEALEHAGIAPAGLRGSRTGVFVGISGNEYGQLAISEAERIDAWSGTGAALSIAANRLSYVLDLRGPSVAVDSACSSSLVAVHLAVQSLRAGESEVALAGGVNLLLGPGVTVNFDQMGVTSPDGRCRAFDAAANGMVRAEGAGVVVLKRLADARRDGDRVLAVLRGSAVNSDGRSNGITAPNPEAQEALLRTAYANAGIAPSEVDYVEAHGTGTLLGDPIEAGSLGAVLGADRDPGAPLLIGSVKTNVGHLEAAAGITGLIKVVLSLANDAIPASLHFTEPNPHIPFDRLGLAVAAESQPWPRQDRPARAGVSGFGFGGTNAHVIVEEVAATASVSTVEGPDGYLLSGPSPERIRDSAGRLAEWLATAPAELGVVRDALHRRFAGPSRALVTAENKAELLEGLRTLAAGRVAPNIAVSRGDRLGAGVVWVFSGHGSQWAGMGAELLATEPVFADALSEVDELVRAAAGFSPLELLSAKAELNGFAVVQPTLFAVQVALAELWRAAGVRPDAVIGHSVGEVAAAVVSGALSLADGVRVVTARSRLAAELAQPGVMAALELRADELPELATGLSDVDIAVRNAPGQTVVAGPAAAVTELVARVEASGRMARLVKVDVASHSAMVEPVLPALAAELRGLRGRKPEIPFYSTVSEQPKFDSGYWVANLRQPVRFAEAVSRALADGYGVFLEIAPHPVLAQAITETARAEEADPVVLASLRRQEPERRQLRHELGRLRLAGHPLPKAGGGFAELPTTPWRHQPYWVAPSRRRGGATAGHPLLGTHLELPEDGRHLWSAEVGLEALPWLTDHRVDDVPVLPGVAYAEIALSAASAAFGLPVGQVQASDVALHRPLALGARTGLTTVLIPGGGLRGLVNIYSRAEDDSWTLHATAKVAAAEPAEARLEPFDGSDLLSGPGIERAELYRRLRALGQQHGPAFAGVTEVHATGDGTAAASVVLPEQAPPNSRFAAHPAVLDSCLQVLGAALPPVADNELHLPMEFGAVRVYGEVSQGGLCQVRVSGEGGGVLADVQLSDPDGRLVLEINGVFVRKVRRAELTVPLGELLLETVWQRADLPPAPVGGTSGTWLVIGEDDRLVCDLADGLAASGRHPILLSTVDITAELLAEVLDQAAPAGIVLVQPDPDGPEGLDAALRLTVAASAVVGAVAERGLTPRLWLVGGGGADVVGAELVRPAAAALRGLARVLAFEQPALRASWVDVDATAAVAELLAELLGGGTEDEVAWRGGVRYAARLRRASLPEPAEAPVVRSGGAYVVTGGLGGLGLVLASWLVERGAGKVVLNGRSNPGTTARQMITELRAAGAVIEVVTGDIAEPGVAERLVEVAQNGSSLRGVVHAAAVLDDRVLGRLDAENVRRVWRPKAYGAWRLHEATSGLPLDWWLGFSSAAALLGSPGQAAYAAANAYLDAVTARRRGEGQQAATINWGTWAEVGLAAQREVGAVAAITPDQGVAALEAVLASGRPATGVLRLDVRALAELFPEAARTPFFAELVPAAPVAEVEWPGVDALSTVDSAEARRIAAGQLRARVAGLMGFAAESLPAESPLTGLGLDSLLAVRVKNAVQHDFGLTLPTALLLRGASLAELETWLFSELSLGARESGPAQPVRVPPRDAAERLVSAVWQEVLRRPVGVTETFESAGGTPVQAERIAGLLAERSGRVLRVDELFAVPTVEGMARWVREREVGSGQSPLRVLRRDGGQPPLFFFHPAGGDTAVYRQLVDLLDPDQPAYGLDRVDHVRELPEKAGCYLDHVRAVQPSGPYRLAGWSLGGFLAYEVAQQLTAAGAEVELVAMIDSLNPLPLPAGLDEVRLAELRFRRFADFLEASYGRRIELPYDVLARLDDEEQIDLLIEQMTAHQLVNVEVSTAILHHQRTSFLDTRVLERYQPSRYDGRVVLYSAADKTPGGLKDPRFDRDDAPLGWDEFAPALEVVRVPGHHLSVLDPPNVEVIGAHLRQLLRSLSSAPNRQ
- a CDS encoding MgtC/SapB family protein, translating into MTLLWWEVAARLGSALVLGSVIGLERQWRARMAGLRTNALVATGAALFVLLSVLTPGEGSPTRIAAQVVSGIGFLGAGVIIRDGVSLRGINTAATIWGAAGVGCLAGAGLFPHAAAGAAAIVLANVVLRSLARKVDRTQSETDRRYLYDFKAVCRDAEEAHIRALVVQSVTTAGFVLQGLESEDLGASGKVEVTARLSGKGKQGTELESAVSRLSLEPGISSVSWRVVESDPEV
- a CDS encoding nitrate/sulfonate/bicarbonate ABC transporter ATP-binding protein, with the protein product MTIVALEHVSKNFSGLPVLADINLELRAGEVVALLGKSGSGKSTLLRTIAGLVEPSSGRVSYRGQALRGANPGTAMVFQSFALLPWLTVRENVELGLQARGVAPAERRRRAEEMIDLIGLDGFAGAYPKELSGGMRQRVGFARALVLEPDALLMDEPFSALDVLTAENLRGELMALWGSAKFPTRAICVVTHNIEEAVLLADRVLVLGANPGRITAEITVPLTRPRDRRGAGFLAVVDQIYTALTGSAAGRTVPDPRTPLMRPLPEATVGGLAGLVELVAGSGGRAELPELAAQLSFEVDDLMPLVDAAGMLGLVEVAGAGAHLTLDGQVWAEADIPASKRQFAKLAEAHAPLIGMITHALRTSRTGRLRQTFFLDLLRRGFTQQEAMRQLAVAVDWGRYGELFDFDAVAQELVLADGERS